ACGATGTCAAGAAAAAAGCCTTCCATAGGTTCCGCCTTGTAGGAACAGCTTAATTCTTTTTCAAGCGCATGGATGTCTTGAATCCATCGTTTTAATTGATGCGGAGTTAAAGGAATCAGCTCTAATCGTTCCGTTTGAATTTTCATTTTGCTCTTCCACCTCATATAACAAATAGGAACCTGATTGAGTACGGCAAAGCTTTGCAAGCGGCGATGGCGTAGCTGTATCGGCAGGCCGTCAGGCAATAAAATAGGTGACAACGGTATAAACCGTCAGCAAAACGGCGGCCACCAAGGCAAACAGATCGCGCACGATGCTGGAAGCGCGCGTGCGCTTATTTTGGTAGCTGCCGCTCTGAACACTGTCCGTTATGAGTACGATCGTAGATGCCCAGAAGCAGACGCACATCAGCACAAACGAGGTGGTCATCACCGTCGGGTTATTCCAGCCGCTGGCCAGCCACGAAAAAACGGCAAGAGCGATCACGACAAAATTCAGTACCGTAGAAATGCGGTTCAGCAGACTCAGCTGTTTCAAGACAGTTTCTCCTCCGTTTCCTTTTTGGAGTGGGCAAGCTCACTTAAAATTCGTTCCGCGGCGGTTCGCCGGGCGGAGGCCTCAACAGCCAGAGCGCAGGCCAAAGTACGCAGCTCCTCTTCCCCTTGTTCGGCCGCCTGCCCTACCCGCTCGCAAACGCCGGCCAGCTCCCGTTCCTGCGCGGTTCGGAAGCTCTCATAAATTTCTTTCTGGTAGGCCTCGCCCGAACCGGAATTCAGCACGGAGGAAAGGTCCTGAATAGACAGCACCTGCTTTAACAGGCAGACCACTGTCAGCATGGCCAGATGCTCGCGGCTATACTTTTTCTTATCCGGGCGCGGCAGAACCCGGTCTTTTACATAATTGTTGATCATACTGGGGGTCAGCAGCACACTTTCGTCGTCCCGCCCAAACAGGTGCAGCTGGCGCTCCATATAATTAATGACCTGATCCATATATAGGTAAATTTCCGGCAGGGAATCCCAATCAGCAGTACGGTGCTCCTGCACCTGCTGTACCCAACCCTGTATTTTTTCACATGCATTGTTCATGTTATTACTCCTTTTCCGCCTTGCGTGCAGATTGCGCAAATTTGCTGGGAGGAATTCCTTTCAGCTTTCGGAACACCCGCGAAAAATACAGCTGATCGGAAAAGCCAGAGGAATAGGCCGCCTCACCGACCGAAAGATTCTCGTTTTTCAGCAGATCGGCCGCTTTATTGATACGGTATTTGGTCAGATATTCGTTCGGAGTCATATCCGTATGCTGCAAAAAAAGCCGGTACAGGTGACTGCGGCTGATCCCGGCGTTGGCTGCAATCTGCGTAATATCCAAATCCTCGCGGGAATAGTTGAAATCGATAAACTGGATCGAACGCTGCACATAGGCATAGCCGGTATCTTTGCGGCAGTTGTGGTCGCCGTGCAGCACCATCAGCGCAGCGAGAAAGCGCAGCAGCGCAGCAGTCATTACGGCCTCGTTGCTGGGATTCGGCCCCGTTGCGGTGTAAATATCGTTCAGCATGCTCTCTATGGCGTCATCTGTATCGTAGTGAAACAGCGGCGATTCCTCCGAAAGCCCGGTTTCCTTAACAAGCCGGCTGGCATCCGCGCCGTTGAAGCCCACCCAGCAGTATTCCCACGGCTCATTGTGATCAGCCTGATAAGAGGAGATTGCCCCCGGAACCACGAGAAAACCATCCCCGGCGGAAAGCGTGTATTTTCTTTTCCCGCTGTCAAACGTTCCTTTTCCGGAGAGGATATAATGAATCAGATAATGATCGCGGATTCCCGGCCCCCAGGAATGATCGGGAGCACAGCGCTGCAACCCGGAGCGGTAGACAGCCAGACCCAGGCTATTCTGAAAAGGGGTTCGGAAAGAATGTTTGAACTTTTCATTTTCCACCGTATGGCCTCCCCGCTATCAGAAATTTTTGTTCATTCTATTTTTTATTATAAAGCCTGTTACCGGAGGATGCAACGATAAACTTTGCGAAGGACGGCATTTGCTTTCTGCGAAAAAGAATTGAAATTCCTCAAAGAATCGGGTATAATAATTGTAATAACACTAACAAGAATGGGGATGTTTTTTTGATGGAGGCTACACAGCTTCAGATTTTCACCGTAATATCGGCAATCGCTGCCATTGCGGCACTGGCCGTGCTGATCGTTTTGCGTGGCACACTGCAAAAGCTGACCGAATTAAATGAGAAACGCGCAAAGGCACTGCGCCAGGCGCCCGTTGCACCTGCTCCTGCTGCCGCTCCCGTTCTGAACCAACCGGCACCCGTTCCGCTTTCTGCCGTTCCCGCACAAGCGGTTCCAGCTGCACAGACGGCTTCGGCTCCACAGGGAATTTCCGGTGAAATTCTAGCTGTCATCGCAGCCGCGGCTTATGCGCTGTATGAGGTACCGGCCTCCGCGATTCAGTCGGTTACTCTGGCGGAGCCCGCTCCGCTCATTTTGGCCACTGCTGCTCCGGCCCCCGCTCCCCGTACCCGTTCCGCATGGGCCACTGCCGGTTTGTTGGAGAACACCCGTCCGTTCTGATTTGGTTTCTGTTTCGGAGGCACCCGGGCCGAAAGGCGCGGGTGCTTTTATTTTGAATCCAACGATTTGCCATTCACAGCAAAATAAGGTATAATTATTTTACAAGCCGGCCAAAGCGCCGGAACCATCAGCAGCCCAAGGCAGAGGCTCCGGGCTTTCAGGCTGCCTGCGGGCTGCCGGAAGGCTATGGCAGAACCAGCCTGATATGACAAGGGCAAAAGCCCTTTTCCTGTGCCTTTCGCTTGCCCCATGCGCTGTGCCGAAATATGCACAGGCTTGGGTCAAAGCGGTTTTCGGTATCGTTGAGCCAAGAGAGCACAGTCGGCTGCCGTACTTTTTTGTTTTTTTAAAGCACGGAATTGTCCGGTGGTACAGGAATAAAATAGGAGGATTGCGTTGAATATGTCCATACAGAATAAAGAGCTGCTTGCGCAGAATTTTTCTAAGATGAACCCCAGACAACAGGAGGCCATCCGGCACAAAGATGGACCTCTTTTGATTTTGGCGGGAGCGGGCAGCGGAAAAACGACCGTTCTGGTCAACCGGGTCGCTCACCTGATCCATGAGGGATGTGATCCTTACCGGATCATGACGATCACCTTTACGAATAAAGCGGCGGGCGAGCTGAAAGACCGCCTTGTTGCCATGCTTGGGGAGCAGGGCACACAGGTGTGGGCCTCTACGTTCCATTCCACCTGCGCGCGCATGCTGCGCCGGGATGCGGACAGGTTGGGGTATACCCCCCACTTCACCATTTACGATACCGACGATTCCCGCCGGGTGATGAAGGACTGCCTGAAATCGCTGCAGATCGACGAAAAGGAACTGCCGGTCAAATCTGTTTTGGGTGAAATCGGGCACGCAAAGGATTCTCTGGTAGACGCGGATGAATACGCCGGCCGGGCCGGGGACGATTTTCGCCTCAAGCGGATTGCAGAAGCGTACCATATGTACCAGAATCGCCTGAAAACCTCCGACGCAATGGACTTTGACGACCTGATCTTCAACACGGTTGAGCTGTTCCGTACCTGTCCGGATGTGCTGGAATACTACCAGAACCGCTTTCATTATTATATGGTGGATGAGTACCAGGATACCAACCACGCCCAGTATCTATTTGTGTCGCTGTTGGCGAAGAAAAATCAAAATCTATGCGTTGTCGGCGATGACGACCAGAGCATTTACAAATTCCGCGGTGCGACCATTGAAAATATCCTGAGCTTTGAAAACACCTTCCCGGGTGCCAAGGTGATTCGTCTGGAACAGAACTACCGCTCTACCAAAAATATTCTGGATGCGGCCAACGCGGTGATTGAAAACAACACCCAGCGTAAGGGAAAATCGCTGTGGACCGAGAATCCCCAGGGCTGTCCTTTGTATCTGCACACCTCGTTCAGCGAGCAGGATGAAGCGGATTACGTTGCGACGCATATTCTGGATGGTGTGGCAAAGGGACGCAAATATTCCGACTTTGCCGTTCTGTATCGAATGAACTCTCAGTCGAACACCCTCGAAAAAATGATGGTAAAATCGGGTATTCCCTACCGGATTGTCGGTGGCGTTCGCTTTTACGACCGCAAGGAAATCCGTGACATGCTGGCATATTTGAGCGTAATCAACAACCCCGCGGATGAAATCCGTCTGCGACGCATCATCAATCAGCCCAAGCGCTCCATCGGTGAAAAGACAATCGCACAGGCGGTGGACATTTCGCGTGAAAACGGTATGCTTTTGTTCGACGTTATCAACAGCGCTGAGGATTTTGAGCCTCTGCGGCGTTCTGCGGCAAAGCTGCAGGCCTTCGCCAAGCTGGTTCAGGAGCTGACCGAAGCTTCCACCAATCCCGACGTCTCTTTAAATGACCTGTACCAGTTGATTCTGGAGAAAACCGATTACATCGCCTCCCTGAAGGCGGAAGAGGACGACGCGCAGGACCGCGTGGATAACATCAACGAGCTTTCTTCGAGCCTCATTAAATATCAGGAAGAAAACCCCGAGGCCTCTCTCTCCGGATTCCTGGAAGAGGTTTCTTTGTTTACCGATATCGACCAATTGGATTCGAACACCGAACAAGTGGTTTTAATGACGATGCACTCCGCCAAGGGCCTGGAATTCCCAGTCGTATTCCTGCCCGGCCTGGAGGATGGCCTCTTCCCCGGCATGCAGGCGATCTACAATCCCTCTGAAATTGAAGAGGAACGCAGACTGGCCTATGTTGCCATCACCCGCGCCCGTGAGGAGCTGCACCTGACGAACGCGGAAAGCCGCATGATCTTCGGCTCCACTTCGCGCAATAAGCCGTCACGCTTTTTAAATGAGATTCCGGAGGAGCTTGTGGAACGCACTCGTTCCAGATCGTGGAAAAAGCCCGAGCCGGGTACAGATCTGCCTACTTCGGCCTACGAAGCCCGTACCGTTTCCATTCATGCAGCGCGCCAGTTTGGCCCGGTAGACATTCCCCCGCATAAATCCGCCCAGAGTTATCAGCCGGGCGACCGGGTCGAGCATAAGACCTTCGGAGCCGGAAAGATTCTCTCCGTTACGCCTATGGGCAACGACAATCTGCTTGAGATTGAGTTTCAACAGGTCGGCACCAAAAAGCTGATGTCTAATTTTGCCCGCCTGGCAAAGCTGTAAGTACTGCGTAAAAGACGGAACAGGCCGTCCCCAGCAGATCGGCCATGCTGCGGCAAGACGCCGAAAAAACAACGCGCGGGCAATATTGTCCATGCTGCTGTTCTTTATCATAATTACCGTGTAACAAAATTGAATCTGAGCCATAAAATGTTATAGAGAACATGGGAAATTAACCTGTTAGGAGGAACATTTTATGGCTCAAGATTTTAATATCGCGTCCGATGAGCGCGCAACTGGATGCTTTAAAGAAGCTGTTTGCATTGACGCCATGCGTATCTATGATTCATGCAGCGAATAAGAGTGTGCAGGTTATAGAACAGCCCACCCTTACCGGGTCATTCCGGTAAGGGTGGGCTTATTTTTAATGATAAGAACGAGCTTAGCCTCCCAACGTCACATCCTGCTTCTGGTACCAATCCAGCGCCTGATATAAATCATTCGGGCTAAAATCCGGCCACATTTTATCCAGAACATAAAAGTCAGCGTAAATGGATTGCACCGGCAGAAAGCCGCTCAAACGCCTTCGATCTCCCCAGCGTACGATTAAGTCAATTCTTGAAATTTCGGAAGATGCAATTCTTTGGCTCAGCTTCCTGTTCCCGAAAGAACGGTTCTCCAATGAATGATTCAGATCCCATTCCCACCC
Above is a window of Faecalispora anaeroviscerum DNA encoding:
- a CDS encoding DUF1836 domain-containing protein, with translation MNNACEKIQGWVQQVQEHRTADWDSLPEIYLYMDQVINYMERQLHLFGRDDESVLLTPSMINNYVKDRVLPRPDKKKYSREHLAMLTVVCLLKQVLSIQDLSSVLNSGSGEAYQKEIYESFRTAQERELAGVCERVGQAAEQGEEELRTLACALAVEASARRTAAERILSELAHSKKETEEKLS
- a CDS encoding AraC family transcriptional regulator → MENEKFKHSFRTPFQNSLGLAVYRSGLQRCAPDHSWGPGIRDHYLIHYILSGKGTFDSGKRKYTLSAGDGFLVVPGAISSYQADHNEPWEYCWVGFNGADASRLVKETGLSEESPLFHYDTDDAIESMLNDIYTATGPNPSNEAVMTAALLRFLAALMVLHGDHNCRKDTGYAYVQRSIQFIDFNYSREDLDITQIAANAGISRSHLYRLFLQHTDMTPNEYLTKYRINKAADLLKNENLSVGEAAYSSGFSDQLYFSRVFRKLKGIPPSKFAQSARKAEKE
- a CDS encoding ATP-dependent helicase: MSIQNKELLAQNFSKMNPRQQEAIRHKDGPLLILAGAGSGKTTVLVNRVAHLIHEGCDPYRIMTITFTNKAAGELKDRLVAMLGEQGTQVWASTFHSTCARMLRRDADRLGYTPHFTIYDTDDSRRVMKDCLKSLQIDEKELPVKSVLGEIGHAKDSLVDADEYAGRAGDDFRLKRIAEAYHMYQNRLKTSDAMDFDDLIFNTVELFRTCPDVLEYYQNRFHYYMVDEYQDTNHAQYLFVSLLAKKNQNLCVVGDDDQSIYKFRGATIENILSFENTFPGAKVIRLEQNYRSTKNILDAANAVIENNTQRKGKSLWTENPQGCPLYLHTSFSEQDEADYVATHILDGVAKGRKYSDFAVLYRMNSQSNTLEKMMVKSGIPYRIVGGVRFYDRKEIRDMLAYLSVINNPADEIRLRRIINQPKRSIGEKTIAQAVDISRENGMLLFDVINSAEDFEPLRRSAAKLQAFAKLVQELTEASTNPDVSLNDLYQLILEKTDYIASLKAEEDDAQDRVDNINELSSSLIKYQEENPEASLSGFLEEVSLFTDIDQLDSNTEQVVLMTMHSAKGLEFPVVFLPGLEDGLFPGMQAIYNPSEIEEERRLAYVAITRAREELHLTNAESRMIFGSTSRNKPSRFLNEIPEELVERTRSRSWKKPEPGTDLPTSAYEARTVSIHAARQFGPVDIPPHKSAQSYQPGDRVEHKTFGAGKILSVTPMGNDNLLEIEFQQVGTKKLMSNFARLAKL